CTGGGGGGTGATGGGGGTCATCGGATGCTCCAATCTTGATAGCTGTTCACGCAGTTCCGGCACGGCTTCTTGCCCCCTCTCCCTCTGGGAGAGGGCTGGGGTGAGGGGCAGTTCAGGCGCCACGCCCGCATCCGGCACCCTCACCCCAACCCTCTCCCGCGCGCGGGAGAGGGGGCAAGAACGTCAGCCGCGCTGCTCCAGGAAGTTGCGCAGCATGGCGTGGCCGTGCTCGGTTAGGATGCTCTCGGGGTGGAATTGCACGCCCTCGATGGCCAGCTCCTTGTGGCGCACGCCCATGATCTCGCCGTCCTCCGTCCAGGCCGTCACCTCCAGCACCTCGGGGCAGCTGGCGCGCTCGATCGCCAGCGAGTGGTAGCGGTTCACCGTGAACTGGCGCGGCAGGCCGGCGAACACGCCCTGCTGCGTGGTGGTGATGGTGCTGGTCTTGCCGTGCATCAGCTCCTGCGCGCGCACGATGCGCGCGCCAAAGGCCGCGCCGATGCTCTGGTGGCCCAGGCACACGCCCAGGATGGGCAGGCGGCCAGCGAAGTGCCGGATGGCTGCCACCGAGATGCCGGCCTCGGCGGGCGAACATGGGCCGGGCGAAATCACCAGCCGCTCGGGCGCCTGCTGCTCGATGCCGGCCAGGTCGATCTCGTCGTTGCGAAACACCTGCACCTGCGCGCCCAGCTCGGCCAGGTACTGCACGATGTTCCAGGTGAAGCTGTCGTAGTTGTCCACCATCAGCACGCGGGTCATGGCGTAGTCTCCTGTTGCGGCTGGGCCTTGGGGTCGCGTCCGTTGCCGGCGGCGGCCAGGCGGGCGAATTCGCGGTGCTCGAAGGCGATGTAGGCCTCCATCATGGCGCGGTAGATGGCCTCGATGACGTCGGGCTCGCCCCCTTCGGCGGCGGCGCGCGCGCGCACGCGCTGCACGATCTGCTCGATGCGCGCCTCGTCGCGCACATCCTCGGCACGCGGCTTGATGCGCGCGGCCTGCGTCATATAGCCGCCGCGCTCGACCAGCAGCGGCACCAGGATGTCGTCCAGCGCGTCGATGTGCGCGCGCACCTGGCCCATGCCGGCGCAGTGCCGGGTCTTGTCGATGGCGCGCGCGCTCATTCCAGGCCCTCCTCGACCAGCTCGGCGGCACGCAGCAGCGCGCGCGCCTTGTGCTCGGTTTCCTTCCACTCCAGCTCCGGCACCGAGTCGGCCACCACGCCGGCCGCGGCCTGCACGTACAAGGTGCCGTCCTTGACGATGGCGGTGCGGATGGCAATCGCCACGTCCATGTCGCCGGCAAAGCTGAGATACCCGCAGGCGCCGCCGTAGATGCCGCGCTTGACCGGCTCCAGCCGGTCGATCAGCTCCATGGCGTGTACCTTGGGCGCGCCGGTCAGGGTGCCAGCGGGGAAGGTGGCGCGCAGCACGTCCATACTGCTCATGCCGTCCTGCAGGATGCCCTCGACGTTGCTCACGATGTGCATGACGTGGCTGTAGCGCTCCACGGCAAAGGCCTCGGTGACCTTCACCGTGCCAGTCCTGGCGATGCGGCCGATGTCGTTTCTCGCCAGGTCGATCAGCATGACGTGCTCGGCGCGCTCCTTGGGGTCGGCCACCAGCTCCTGCTCGATGGCGCGGTCAGCCTCGGGCGTGGCGCCGCGCGCGCGCGTGCCGGCCAGCGGGCGGATGGTCACTTTCTGCCCCTCGGGCGTGGCCTCCTGGCGCACCAGGATTTCCGGGCTGGCGCCGACCACGTGGAAGTCGCCGAAGTGGTAGTAATACATGTAGGGCGAGGGGTTGAGCGAGCGCAGCGCGCGGTACAGCGACAGCGGGCTTTGCGTGTAGCGCTTGTGCATCCGTTGGCCGACCTGCACCTGCATGAAGTCGCCGGCGGCAATCAGCTCCTTGGCCTCATGCACCGCCGCCAGGTAGTCCTGCTTGGCGAAGCTGCGCTGCACCGGGTGGCTTTCGCTGGCCTTGACCTGCGGGGCGCTGACCGAGTACTTGAGCTGCTCCTTGAGTTCGCGCAGGCGCTTCTTGCCCCGGGCGTAGGCCTCCGGCACGCCCGGGTCGGCATAGACGATCAGATACAGCTTGCCCGACAGGTTGTCGATGACGGCCAGCTCCTCGCACTGCAAGAGCAGTATGTCCGGGCAGTCCAGGGTGTCGGGCGGGCAGGAGTGCTCCAGCTTTTTCTCGATGTAGCGCACTGCGTCGTAGCCGAAGTAGCCGGCCAGGCCCCCGCAAAAGCGCGGCAGGCCCGGCCGCAGCGCCACCTTGAAGCGCTTTTGGTAGTCGGCGATGACGTCCAGCGGGTTGCCGGCGTGCGTCTCGACCACCTGGCCGTCGGTCACTACCTCGGTCTTGGCAGCCGCGCCGAAACCGCTGGCGCGCAGCAGCGTGCGCGCCGGCAGGCCGATGAAGCTGTAGCGCCCGAAGCGCTCGCCGCCCACGACGGATTCGAGCAGGAAGCTGTGCGTGCCGTCGCCACGCGCGTGGGCCAGCTTGAGGTACAGCGACAGCGGGGTCTCCAGATCGGCGAAGGCCTCGGCGATCAGGGGGATGCGGTTGTAGCCCTCATGGGCCAGGCTTTTGAATTCCAGTTCGGTGATCACGCAGGATGCTTCCCGGCAGGAGCGGCGCGCGCCATGCACTCCGATGGCTTGGCAACAGGGCGCCGCAGGGGTTCATTGGGCCGGCAGCGCACTGCCGCTTCGGTGGCAGTGGTGCCTCGGGCGCACGCTGGGAGCGCAGCCCAGGTGCATCGGTCACGGTTTCGTCGCTGCAGGCTTGCGCCAGGGCCAGGCCCCCCGGTCGCGGCGACCTGCAATGAATGTGCGATGCATGTTCTGTTGTCCGATTGGTTGGCTTGGATTGGATCCCGGGCCGGCGCCGGTCTTTGCCGGACGCAGCGGGAAAGTGTAGCAAAGCGCCTTGACCGGGCGCAGCATCCGGCCACCGTCCGGGCGAAAACCCTATTGCCCGCACGCCGGGGATACCGTAACAATATGAAAAAGCACGGTCGTTCTTTTCCGGAGATTCCGCCATGACCTTTCTCTACCGGCGCCGCGCCATGCAATGGCTGGGTACGACTGCCTGCCTGTGCCTGCTGCCCCTGTCCGCCCAGGCCGCCGATCCGGTCACGGTGGGCGATGTGGCCTTCGAGCCCGTGGTCAGCGTGCAAGGCCAGGCCCTGCAGCTCAATGGCGCAGGCGTGCGCTACAAGACCGTCTTCAAGGTCTATGCCGCCGGCCTGTACCTGGAGAAAAAGGCTACCAGCCAGGCCGAGGTCAATGCGCTCAAGAGCCCCAAGCGCCTGGCCATCACCATGCTGCGCGACATCGACTCGGCCGAGCTGGGCCGGCTGTTCTCGCGCGGCATGGAGGACAACATGGATCGCAGCACTTTTTCCAGGCTGGTGCCCGGCGTGCTGCGCATGAGCCAGATCTTTTCCGACCACAAGATGCTCAAGGCCGGCGACAGCTTCACCATCGACTGGCTGCCCGGCACCGGCACCCTGGTCACCGTCAAGGGCCAGCCGCAGGGCGGCCCTTTCAAGGAGCCGGAATTCTTCGATGCGCTGCTGGCCATCTGGCTGGGCCAGCAGCCGGCGGACTGGAAGCTCAAGGACGCGCTGCTGGGCAAGGCCTCCGGCGCCTAGGGCGGCGCGGGCAGGACGGCCCGCAGCCCGGGCTTGGCGCTACAGTTGGCAGTTTGCCCCAACCCAGCCGGCGCCAGGGCCTGTGCAGCGGCGCCGGCATGACCATCACACTCCTGCCCATGCACCTGGATCACCTCAAGATCGGCCCCCGCCTGGGCCTGGCCTTTGGCCTGCTGCTGTTCATCATTGTGCTCATGGGCGCGATCGGCGTGTGGCGCCTGCAGGAGCTGTCCCAGGCCACGCAGCAGATGGTGCGCGTGGACAACGCCCGCGTGCAGGCGGCCCGCCAGTGGCGCCAGGCCGCAGACCTGAACTGGGTGCGCACGCAGGCCGTGCTGCTCGATGGCAGCAGCGACCGGCTGCAGTATTGGCAGGCTGACATGGATCGCACGACCGCCGAAACCGCCGAGGCGCGCAAGACGGTGCAGCGCCTGCTCAGGACAGATCATGGGCGGCAGCTCTTCCAACGGATCGAGAAAGCCCGCGAAGCCTTCCGCTCGGGGCGCGACGATGCCATCAAGCGCAAGGCGGCAGGCGAGGACACGGCCCACCTGCTGGCCGGCGACCTCAAGGCGCGGGCAGAAGAATTCCAGCGCAGCCTGGTGGAGTTCGAGCAATACCAGGCCGGCCTGGACGAGCAATCGCACCAGCGCAACCAGGCCATGGCGGCGCAAGGCCGCCTCGTGCTGATCGCCTGCACCGTGGCGGCGCTGCTGCTGGGCA
This portion of the Melaminivora jejuensis genome encodes:
- a CDS encoding anthranilate synthase component II — its product is MTRVLMVDNYDSFTWNIVQYLAELGAQVQVFRNDEIDLAGIEQQAPERLVISPGPCSPAEAGISVAAIRHFAGRLPILGVCLGHQSIGAAFGARIVRAQELMHGKTSTITTTQQGVFAGLPRQFTVNRYHSLAIERASCPEVLEVTAWTEDGEIMGVRHKELAIEGVQFHPESILTEHGHAMLRNFLEQRG
- a CDS encoding chorismate mutase; translation: MSARAIDKTRHCAGMGQVRAHIDALDDILVPLLVERGGYMTQAARIKPRAEDVRDEARIEQIVQRVRARAAAEGGEPDVIEAIYRAMMEAYIAFEHREFARLAAAGNGRDPKAQPQQETTP
- the trpE gene encoding anthranilate synthase component I: MITELEFKSLAHEGYNRIPLIAEAFADLETPLSLYLKLAHARGDGTHSFLLESVVGGERFGRYSFIGLPARTLLRASGFGAAAKTEVVTDGQVVETHAGNPLDVIADYQKRFKVALRPGLPRFCGGLAGYFGYDAVRYIEKKLEHSCPPDTLDCPDILLLQCEELAVIDNLSGKLYLIVYADPGVPEAYARGKKRLRELKEQLKYSVSAPQVKASESHPVQRSFAKQDYLAAVHEAKELIAAGDFMQVQVGQRMHKRYTQSPLSLYRALRSLNPSPYMYYYHFGDFHVVGASPEILVRQEATPEGQKVTIRPLAGTRARGATPEADRAIEQELVADPKERAEHVMLIDLARNDIGRIARTGTVKVTEAFAVERYSHVMHIVSNVEGILQDGMSSMDVLRATFPAGTLTGAPKVHAMELIDRLEPVKRGIYGGACGYLSFAGDMDVAIAIRTAIVKDGTLYVQAAAGVVADSVPELEWKETEHKARALLRAAELVEEGLE
- a CDS encoding chalcone isomerase family protein → MTFLYRRRAMQWLGTTACLCLLPLSAQAADPVTVGDVAFEPVVSVQGQALQLNGAGVRYKTVFKVYAAGLYLEKKATSQAEVNALKSPKRLAITMLRDIDSAELGRLFSRGMEDNMDRSTFSRLVPGVLRMSQIFSDHKMLKAGDSFTIDWLPGTGTLVTVKGQPQGGPFKEPEFFDALLAIWLGQQPADWKLKDALLGKASGA